In Amycolatopsis jiangsuensis, the following proteins share a genomic window:
- a CDS encoding acyl-CoA dehydrogenase family protein: MDFDLPEETVALKQLCHDFAAREIAPHAAEWSERSHFPTEVFRRLGELGLMGMLVDEKYGGAGAGFVSYVAAMEELGAADQSIASAWNAHSTIAMLPLSTFGTHEQKERWLRPLAAGEAIGAFGLTEPTAGSDAAGIRTRARRDGDGWVLNGTKMFISNAGTEMSLGVTVLAVTGENGNGSKRYGTFFVPEGAEGYTKGKPLKKIGWHALDTRELVFDNCFVSDDHLIGEEGNGLRQFLEVLDGGRISVAALSLSLAQKALDLAVRHAGQREQFGRPLHRFQAVGHKLADMATEIAAARWLVYNAAWLADQGRPFGTVAAMAKLYASEVANRAASESVQIHGGYGFMRESTISRFYSDAKILEIGEGTSEVQRNVIARSLAGGGH, encoded by the coding sequence ATGGACTTCGATCTGCCCGAAGAAACCGTGGCGCTCAAGCAGCTCTGCCACGACTTCGCCGCCAGGGAAATCGCTCCGCACGCGGCGGAGTGGTCCGAACGCTCGCACTTTCCGACGGAGGTGTTCCGCCGGCTCGGCGAGCTCGGTCTCATGGGCATGCTCGTGGACGAGAAATACGGCGGCGCGGGCGCCGGGTTCGTCTCCTACGTCGCGGCCATGGAAGAACTCGGCGCCGCCGACCAGTCGATCGCCTCCGCCTGGAACGCGCATTCCACCATCGCCATGCTCCCGCTCTCGACCTTCGGTACGCACGAGCAGAAGGAACGCTGGCTGCGACCGCTCGCGGCCGGTGAAGCGATCGGTGCGTTCGGCCTGACCGAACCCACCGCGGGCTCCGACGCGGCCGGGATCCGGACCCGGGCCCGCCGTGACGGCGACGGCTGGGTGCTCAACGGCACCAAGATGTTCATCAGCAACGCGGGCACCGAGATGAGTCTCGGCGTCACCGTGCTCGCGGTCACCGGTGAAAACGGCAACGGCTCGAAGCGTTACGGAACCTTCTTCGTGCCCGAGGGCGCGGAAGGGTACACCAAAGGAAAGCCGCTGAAGAAGATCGGCTGGCACGCCCTCGACACCCGCGAACTGGTTTTCGACAACTGTTTCGTCAGCGACGACCACCTCATCGGCGAGGAGGGCAACGGACTGCGGCAGTTTCTCGAGGTGCTGGACGGAGGTCGCATCAGCGTTGCCGCGTTGTCCCTTTCCCTGGCGCAGAAAGCGCTCGACCTCGCCGTGCGTCATGCCGGCCAGCGCGAGCAGTTCGGCCGGCCGTTGCATCGCTTCCAGGCAGTCGGGCACAAGCTGGCCGACATGGCCACCGAAATCGCCGCGGCACGCTGGCTGGTCTACAACGCGGCCTGGCTGGCCGACCAGGGACGTCCGTTCGGCACTGTGGCGGCGATGGCCAAGCTCTACGCCTCGGAAGTCGCGAACCGTGCGGCCAGCGAAAGTGTGCAAATCCATGGAGGATATGGCTTCATGCGCGAATCGACGATATCCCGCTTCTATTCCGATGCCAAGATTCTCGAGATCGGCGAAGGAACGAGCGAGGTGCAGCGCAATGTCATCGCCCGGTCCCTGGCCGGTGGTGGCCACTGA
- a CDS encoding zinc-binding dehydrogenase: MRALRWHGKGELRLDDVREPAPPAPGQAVLEVSFCGICGTDLHEVADGPNLIRAGAHPLTGVTPPITLGHEMSGTVTALGSPSPGVEVGTRVAVDPCLRCGVCRWCLHGEYHICAKGGSVGLAADGGFASHVSVPVEGLVPIPDGVTDRMAALAEPLAVGLHAVRRAGVQPGDNVLLLGAGPIGVAALLSAKLAGAAAIYVSEPVAARARTASGLGATEVYDPARSDVRREVFLRTGRIGPDVVVEATGRPELVELAITTARRGGRVVLCGISGASATVPITQIVPFERTILGSLGYNHDIPRVLDLMATGRLDPAPLLTGVRPLSAGQDAFAELAADRGSHLKILLEPGRS, encoded by the coding sequence GTGCGGGCCCTGCGATGGCACGGCAAAGGCGAGCTGCGCCTCGACGACGTGCGTGAGCCGGCGCCGCCCGCACCGGGCCAGGCGGTGCTCGAAGTGTCCTTCTGCGGCATTTGCGGCACCGACCTGCACGAGGTCGCCGATGGTCCGAACCTCATCCGCGCCGGTGCGCACCCGCTCACCGGCGTCACCCCGCCGATCACTCTCGGGCACGAGATGAGCGGCACCGTGACCGCGCTCGGCTCACCGTCCCCCGGTGTCGAGGTCGGGACCAGAGTTGCGGTCGATCCCTGTCTGCGCTGCGGGGTCTGCCGATGGTGTCTTCATGGCGAGTACCACATCTGCGCGAAGGGCGGGTCGGTCGGCTTGGCCGCGGACGGCGGCTTCGCCTCGCACGTGAGCGTGCCGGTCGAAGGCCTGGTGCCGATTCCCGACGGCGTCACCGACCGGATGGCGGCGCTCGCCGAACCACTCGCCGTCGGCCTGCACGCCGTCCGCCGCGCCGGCGTGCAGCCCGGTGACAACGTGCTGCTGCTCGGCGCGGGCCCGATCGGTGTCGCCGCGTTGCTTTCGGCCAAGCTCGCCGGGGCGGCCGCGATCTACGTGAGCGAACCCGTCGCCGCACGTGCGCGCACGGCGAGCGGACTCGGTGCGACCGAGGTCTACGATCCGGCCCGCAGCGACGTCCGCCGCGAGGTCTTCCTGCGCACCGGCCGGATCGGCCCGGACGTCGTCGTGGAGGCCACCGGACGGCCCGAGCTGGTCGAACTCGCCATCACGACCGCCCGCCGCGGCGGGCGCGTCGTCCTCTGCGGCATCAGCGGCGCCAGCGCCACGGTCCCCATCACCCAGATCGTCCCGTTCGAGCGGACCATCCTCGGCTCGCTCGGCTACAACCACGACATTCCCCGGGTACTGGACCTGATGGCGACCGGCCGGCTCGACCCGGCACCCCTGCTCACCGGCGTCCGGCCACTGTCGGCCGGGCAGGACGCGTTCGCCGAACTCGCCGCGGACCGCGGCAGCCACCTCAAGATCCTCCTCGAGCCCGGACGGTCCTGA
- a CDS encoding alpha-ketoacid dehydrogenase subunit alpha/beta yields MTSTRVSDLATAFDDEPSTLVGMYRRMRLIRQFEDRASRLYRTNEIPGFLHLSIGQEASAVGACLPLDERDVITSTHRGHGHCIAKGIDVEGMFAELMGKETGTCRGRGGSMHIADPRRGVFGANGIVAAGLPIAVGAATAAQLRGSGGVVLAFFGDGAVAQGMFHEAANLASVWQLPVIFFCENNKYAEFSPIATQTRASLADRAPGYAMDFHQVDGNDAVAVADLVGRLARDLREGAGPVLVEAETYRWHGHYEGDPLKYRDPAELAEWKERDPIVRLAGRLRALGEDPAAIDESVDAEIDAAVEKARAAPEPAPETLHHFVGVPREPAPEPATATGEVFRTMDAVHRALERELETDDSVFLAGIDVGAGGNVFGLTRGLAQRFPGRVRDTPISESAIAGAAVGAAMAGLRPVVEIMYFDFIGVCLDQLMNQAAKLRFMTGGAVSLPLVIRTQFGAGKSSGSQHSQSLEAMLAHVPGLTVVMPSTPADTYGLLRAAIRDPNPVVFVENRLMYGRKGPQPPSTHLVPLGKAAIRRTGTDVTLVSYSKLVHDCADVAEQLAGEGISVEVIDLRTIAPLDTETVLRSLATTGRLVVAHQAVGEFGVGAELAAVAAREGFWTLDAPVIRVGAERTPAPYSPSLERVWLPSKETIAAAVREAATA; encoded by the coding sequence ATGACTTCCACCCGGGTGAGCGACCTGGCAACGGCTTTCGACGACGAGCCAAGCACACTGGTGGGGATGTACCGGCGGATGCGGTTGATCCGGCAGTTCGAGGACCGTGCCTCCCGCCTGTACCGCACCAACGAGATCCCCGGTTTCCTGCACCTGTCCATCGGCCAGGAAGCCTCGGCGGTCGGCGCCTGCCTGCCGCTGGACGAGCGCGACGTGATCACCTCGACCCACCGCGGGCACGGGCACTGCATTGCCAAAGGCATTGACGTCGAGGGCATGTTCGCCGAACTCATGGGCAAGGAGACCGGCACCTGCCGCGGACGCGGCGGATCGATGCACATCGCCGATCCGCGGCGCGGCGTGTTCGGGGCGAACGGCATCGTCGCGGCCGGGCTGCCGATCGCCGTCGGTGCCGCGACCGCCGCGCAGCTGCGCGGATCCGGCGGTGTGGTGCTGGCCTTCTTCGGCGACGGCGCGGTGGCCCAGGGCATGTTCCACGAGGCCGCGAACCTGGCCTCGGTGTGGCAACTGCCGGTGATCTTCTTCTGCGAGAACAACAAATACGCCGAGTTCTCACCGATCGCGACGCAGACCCGGGCCTCGCTAGCCGACCGCGCGCCGGGTTACGCGATGGATTTCCACCAGGTCGACGGCAACGACGCCGTGGCGGTCGCGGATCTCGTCGGACGACTGGCGCGTGACCTGCGCGAAGGGGCCGGACCAGTGCTGGTGGAGGCCGAGACCTACCGCTGGCACGGGCACTACGAGGGCGATCCGCTCAAGTACCGCGATCCCGCAGAGCTCGCCGAATGGAAGGAACGCGATCCGATCGTCCGGCTCGCCGGCCGGCTGCGTGCGCTCGGGGAGGATCCGGCCGCGATCGACGAGTCGGTGGACGCCGAGATCGACGCGGCCGTCGAGAAGGCGCGCGCCGCGCCCGAGCCGGCCCCGGAAACACTGCACCACTTCGTCGGCGTCCCCCGCGAGCCCGCACCCGAGCCCGCGACCGCCACCGGCGAGGTCTTCCGCACCATGGACGCGGTCCACCGCGCACTCGAACGGGAACTGGAGACCGACGACTCGGTCTTCCTCGCCGGGATCGACGTCGGTGCCGGGGGCAATGTGTTCGGGCTGACCAGGGGGCTGGCCCAACGGTTCCCCGGCCGGGTCCGCGACACGCCGATCTCGGAGAGCGCCATCGCCGGCGCTGCTGTCGGGGCGGCCATGGCCGGGCTGCGTCCGGTCGTGGAGATCATGTACTTCGACTTCATCGGCGTCTGTCTCGACCAGCTGATGAACCAGGCCGCCAAACTGCGGTTCATGACCGGCGGCGCGGTCAGCCTGCCGCTGGTGATCCGCACTCAGTTCGGCGCGGGGAAGTCCTCGGGCAGCCAGCATTCCCAGAGCCTGGAGGCGATGCTGGCGCACGTGCCCGGGCTGACCGTCGTCATGCCTTCGACCCCCGCCGACACCTACGGGCTGCTGCGGGCCGCGATCCGTGATCCCAATCCGGTCGTGTTCGTCGAGAACCGCCTGATGTACGGGCGAAAAGGGCCACAGCCCCCGAGCACGCACCTGGTTCCGCTCGGCAAGGCCGCGATCCGGCGCACCGGCACGGACGTCACCCTGGTGTCCTACTCCAAACTGGTGCACGACTGCGCCGACGTCGCCGAACAGCTCGCCGGGGAAGGCATCAGCGTCGAGGTGATCGACCTGCGCACCATCGCGCCGCTGGACACCGAGACGGTGCTGCGGTCGCTGGCCACGACCGGCCGTCTCGTCGTCGCCCACCAAGCCGTGGGCGAATTCGGCGTCGGTGCCGAGCTCGCCGCAGTCGCCGCGCGGGAGGGGTTCTGGACCCTCGACGCCCCGGTCATCCGGGTCGGCGCCGAGCGCACACCGGCGCCCTACAGCCCTTCGCTGGAGCGGGTCTGGCTGCCCTCGAAGGAGACCATCGCCGCGGCGGTCCGCGAGGCCGCCACTGCGTGA
- a CDS encoding hydantoinase/oxoprolinase family protein translates to MIGVDVGGTFTDVVAISGGEIRTVKVATDVRTTERGVLRGAEEIGVGDSAVFNHASTHGLNAIITRRLPKIAFLTTLGHRDILDVGRTWRPVEGLTNPAWRRSYGDANRPLVPRYLRRGIRERLTADGGVLIQLDEDHARQELRILGRCGVEGVAICLLNAYVNSHHEDRLRELVHEELGDIPVSISSDVSPLAKEFARASTTVVDVFMRLTYDAYTQRLDTGLRDLGFDGDLNFADCAAQLVRSDVAMEHPFRIVFAGPAAGTVSSAHFGTLIGAGDLLCADVGGTSCDISMVTDGKPFVNTTFELEHDLIVNALSNEISSIGAGGGSLVTINAAGELKVGPGSAGADPGPACYGLGGTQPTTTDTCLLMGIIDPDGFAGGRMKLDPELSRQAFEALDSKLSLEQRISYAFNIGINNIAEGVVNIAIQHGVDPRDYSLVAYGAAGPMLLPAVLDLVHAAEVIVPPHPGLFSALGLVSSDLVYADSRSAYTLLTAEAAEQIDKVYHSMEQRLRERLKEKDRHNVRFVRSFDGRLAGQTWETPFVGVPDGEIDAAAVAEMVANFHEAYGERSGNTFEALPVQGVTYRVQAVVEADKVEYPTLPERPEGETAQPTRTLQIRHLTDDVLEAGEYQRTDLRAGDRIPGPAVIREPLSTTFLVPGQTATVGTHGELRIRKA, encoded by the coding sequence ATGATCGGAGTAGACGTCGGCGGCACGTTCACCGACGTGGTGGCCATCAGCGGCGGGGAGATCCGCACCGTGAAGGTCGCCACCGACGTGCGCACCACCGAACGCGGGGTGCTGCGCGGTGCCGAGGAGATCGGAGTCGGCGACTCGGCGGTCTTCAACCACGCGAGCACTCACGGCCTCAACGCGATCATCACCCGGCGGCTGCCCAAGATCGCGTTCCTGACCACGCTGGGCCACCGCGACATCCTCGACGTCGGACGCACCTGGCGCCCGGTGGAGGGGCTGACCAATCCGGCCTGGCGCCGTTCCTACGGCGACGCGAACCGGCCGCTGGTGCCCCGGTACCTCCGGCGCGGCATCCGCGAGCGGCTGACCGCCGACGGCGGCGTACTGATCCAGCTCGACGAGGACCACGCCCGCCAGGAGCTGCGGATCCTGGGCAGGTGCGGCGTCGAAGGCGTCGCGATCTGCCTGCTCAACGCCTACGTCAACAGCCACCACGAGGACCGTCTCCGCGAACTGGTGCACGAGGAACTCGGGGACATCCCGGTGTCGATCTCGAGTGACGTTTCCCCGCTGGCGAAGGAATTCGCGCGGGCCTCCACCACCGTCGTCGACGTCTTCATGCGCCTGACCTACGACGCCTACACCCAGCGCCTCGACACCGGGTTGCGGGACCTCGGCTTCGACGGTGACCTCAACTTCGCCGACTGCGCCGCCCAGCTGGTGCGCTCGGACGTCGCGATGGAACACCCCTTCCGGATCGTGTTCGCCGGCCCCGCGGCGGGAACCGTGTCCAGCGCGCACTTCGGCACCCTGATCGGCGCGGGCGACCTGCTGTGCGCCGACGTCGGCGGCACCTCCTGCGACATCAGCATGGTCACCGACGGAAAACCGTTCGTGAACACCACTTTCGAACTCGAACACGACCTGATCGTGAACGCCCTGTCGAACGAGATCTCCAGCATCGGGGCGGGTGGCGGCAGCCTGGTGACGATCAACGCCGCGGGCGAGCTCAAGGTGGGACCCGGCAGCGCCGGCGCCGACCCCGGCCCCGCCTGCTACGGCCTCGGCGGTACCCAGCCCACGACGACCGACACCTGCCTGCTGATGGGCATCATCGACCCGGACGGTTTCGCCGGCGGGCGGATGAAGCTCGATCCGGAACTCTCGAGGCAGGCGTTCGAGGCACTCGATTCGAAGCTGTCGCTGGAACAGCGGATCAGCTACGCCTTCAACATCGGCATCAACAACATCGCCGAAGGCGTGGTCAACATCGCCATCCAGCACGGCGTCGACCCGCGTGACTACAGCCTGGTCGCCTACGGCGCGGCCGGGCCGATGTTGCTGCCCGCGGTGCTCGACCTGGTGCACGCGGCCGAGGTGATCGTGCCCCCGCATCCCGGCCTGTTCTCCGCACTCGGCCTGGTCAGCTCCGACCTGGTCTACGCCGACAGCCGCAGTGCCTACACGCTGCTCACCGCCGAGGCCGCCGAGCAGATCGACAAGGTCTACCACTCGATGGAGCAGCGGCTGCGCGAGCGGTTGAAGGAGAAGGACCGCCACAACGTGCGGTTCGTCCGCAGCTTCGACGGCCGCCTGGCCGGGCAGACGTGGGAGACCCCGTTCGTCGGCGTACCGGACGGCGAGATCGACGCGGCCGCGGTCGCCGAGATGGTGGCGAACTTCCACGAGGCCTACGGCGAACGCTCGGGAAACACGTTCGAAGCGCTCCCGGTGCAGGGCGTCACCTACCGCGTTCAGGCTGTCGTCGAAGCGGACAAGGTCGAGTACCCGACCCTGCCGGAACGTCCCGAAGGCGAGACTGCTCAGCCCACGCGCACCCTGCAGATCCGCCATCTCACCGACGACGTCCTCGAAGCCGGCGAGTACCAGCGGACCGACCTGCGCGCCGGTGACCGGATCCCCGGCCCCGCGGTCATCCGCGAGCCCCTGTCCACCACCTTCCTCGTCCCCGGCCAGACCGCCACGGTCGGCACCCACGGCGAGCTGCGCATCCGGAAGGCGTGA
- a CDS encoding TetR/AcrR family transcriptional regulator yields the protein MPRPPGHGPGYEVKRQEIIDKAAALFAKQGYAATGIAELGEVVGLAKGALYYYIGSKENLLVEIQDRVLGPLLTSARRIAALDEDPVLRLRLLSETLLGNILERLDHIWVYEHDYRHLRGANRSRLLRQRREFEKIVLDLLVAAMETGALRQLDPRLAMLQFLNLHNHTYQWARPGGGWDAAFLSREYCATLIAGFCADGYDVAGLEKRLADFRSHACH from the coding sequence ATGCCGAGACCACCGGGGCACGGGCCCGGTTACGAGGTCAAGCGCCAGGAGATCATCGACAAGGCCGCGGCGCTGTTCGCCAAGCAGGGCTACGCCGCGACCGGCATCGCCGAACTCGGCGAGGTGGTGGGGCTGGCCAAAGGCGCGCTCTACTACTACATCGGGTCCAAGGAGAACCTGCTGGTCGAGATCCAGGACCGGGTGCTCGGGCCCCTGCTGACCTCGGCCCGCCGGATCGCCGCGCTGGACGAGGACCCGGTACTGCGGCTGCGGTTGCTGTCGGAGACATTGCTGGGCAACATCCTCGAACGGCTGGACCACATCTGGGTCTACGAGCACGACTACCGGCACCTGCGCGGGGCGAACCGCTCGCGGTTGCTGAGGCAGCGCCGCGAGTTCGAGAAGATCGTCCTGGACCTGCTGGTCGCGGCGATGGAGACCGGCGCGTTGCGGCAGCTCGACCCGCGGCTGGCGATGCTGCAATTCCTCAACCTGCACAACCACACCTACCAGTGGGCGCGGCCCGGCGGAGGCTGGGACGCGGCCTTCCTTTCCCGGGAGTACTGCGCGACGCTCATCGCGGGGTTCTGCGCCGACGGTTACGACGTGGCAGGGCTGGAGAAGCGGCTGGCGGATTTCCGCTCCCACGCCTGCCACTGA
- a CDS encoding PadR family transcriptional regulator gives MPPRTMSEQAFYILTALVDEPRHGYGIVEEVAVLSGNRLKLPVGTLYGVLDRLAADGLVEPDRDEVANGRLRHYYRLSQDGRRVLIGEAQRQAANARVAHRRLGLSGEAGS, from the coding sequence ATGCCACCCCGTACGATGTCCGAGCAGGCGTTCTACATCCTCACGGCGCTGGTCGACGAGCCGCGGCACGGCTACGGCATCGTCGAAGAAGTCGCCGTCCTGTCCGGGAACCGGCTCAAACTCCCGGTCGGCACGCTCTACGGCGTCCTGGACCGGCTGGCTGCCGATGGTCTCGTCGAGCCGGATCGCGACGAAGTGGCCAACGGCCGGCTCCGGCACTACTACCGGCTGAGCCAGGACGGCCGCCGCGTCCTGATCGGTGAGGCTCAGCGGCAGGCCGCGAACGCCCGGGTCGCGCATCGCCGCCTGGGCCTGAGCGGGGAGGCCGGATCATGA
- a CDS encoding enoyl-CoA hydratase/isomerase family protein produces MRTRVRLDTAERVTTVRLDAPPLNAFDTEMRRELAEAARLIADDSAVRAVVLYGGERCFAAGADIRQLAAFGFEEIAGWNRAMQETVTAFAQLPIPVVAAITGYALGGGMELALAADFRIAAQDAVLGLPEVLLGIMPGSGGTQRLARLVGPSRAKELMMTGRRIAAAEAAELGIVNRLAEDPYAAALEFAGALAQGPRFALQAIKEAVDQGIDSPLADGLALERSLIAGLFATADRDAGMASFLRHGPGKASFGDPA; encoded by the coding sequence ATGCGGACACGGGTGCGGCTCGACACGGCGGAGCGGGTGACCACGGTCCGGCTGGACGCGCCGCCGTTGAACGCTTTCGATACGGAAATGCGGCGCGAGCTGGCCGAGGCGGCCCGGCTGATCGCGGACGACAGCGCCGTCCGCGCCGTGGTCCTCTACGGTGGCGAGCGCTGTTTCGCCGCGGGCGCGGACATCCGGCAGCTCGCGGCCTTCGGCTTCGAGGAGATCGCCGGCTGGAACCGGGCGATGCAGGAGACCGTCACGGCTTTCGCCCAGCTGCCGATTCCGGTCGTCGCCGCGATCACCGGGTACGCCTTGGGTGGCGGGATGGAACTGGCGCTGGCCGCGGACTTCCGGATCGCTGCGCAGGACGCCGTGCTCGGGCTGCCCGAGGTACTGCTGGGCATCATGCCGGGTTCGGGCGGCACCCAGCGCCTCGCCCGGCTGGTCGGCCCGTCCCGGGCCAAGGAGCTGATGATGACCGGCCGCCGGATCGCCGCCGCCGAGGCGGCCGAGCTGGGCATCGTGAACCGGCTCGCCGAAGACCCGTACGCCGCGGCGCTCGAGTTCGCCGGTGCGCTCGCGCAGGGGCCGCGCTTCGCGCTCCAGGCGATCAAGGAAGCGGTCGACCAGGGGATCGACAGCCCGCTGGCCGACGGGCTCGCCCTGGAGCGGTCGCTGATCGCCGGCCTGTTCGCCACCGCCGACCGGGACGCCGGCATGGCCTCGTTCCTGCGGCACGGGCCGGGCAAGGCGAGCTTCGGCGACCCTGCCTAG